From the Mycobacterium sp. DL592 genome, the window ACGGGCCGACGACCGCCGACACCGACGAAGGCGAGGCCAGCAACGGCCAGGGCGCGACCGACGTCGGGGGCCATCGCGATCGTCGGCCGGGCGGCCGCCACGGCAGCCCACCCGCGCCCGGCGACACCGCCGTGCCGGGTGACGACACCGGCCCGAGCCAGGTTGCCGGCCGTCCCGGAGCACACCGCTATCCGCGGGCCAACCAGCTGCCGGGACCCCCGAACCAACCGGGCGACAACGTGGGCTACCCGGGCAGCGAGGTCCCCGGATTCCCTGAGGATCCGGACTACCCGAACTGGCCCTGGCCGTGGCCGCCGTGCCACGACCCCGGAAACGGCGGGAACGACGGAAGCGTGGGATCGCCGGCACCCAGCGTCGGCATCGCCCGCCCGCCGCAGAGCGCGGGCGGCGGAAGTGGCGGCGGGATCGGCTTTCCGCCGGTCACGGTCCCGAAGGTCCCCGGGGTCCCCTCGGAGCCCACTCCCGTCAGCGCCGGCGGCGAGCAGGCCCCGCCGGTGCCCACCGGTGAGCCGGCCCCGCTCGAGATGCCCCCGGTGATCGGGCTGCCCCCGGTCTTCGAAGCCCCGCTGCGCCCCATCGGTGGACCCAACTCGAGCGCCCCGGCCGAATCCGGCCCGGGCCGCGCAAATCCGGCCAAGGAACCCACCGCCGGGCGGGAGCGACTGCCCGCCAGCGCCGGCAGCGGTACAGAAGCACCGCCGTCGTTTAGGGTGGGCTATCCCGAGTACCTTCGGGAGGCCAAAATTGGGGAGGTCGCCGCGCTGGCGCTGCCGGGATTCGCCGGCCTCCTCGCCCTGACGGCCCTTGGTGGTGTCTTCGGATACCGCCAAGCCAAGGCCGGGCACGGAGTGCGGGCCGCAGGCACCGCACGGTTCCTGCGCTAACGGTAGGTAAGGGCGTCCAGACCCGCAGCCGACTGGGAAGGGGTTCAGATGTCGGCCAGTCGCCAAGTGACCAAGGCGGTGAACGACGTCCTGGACCTGGCTCCCCGGCACGGCGAAGTCTCGCTGGTCCGCCTGGTGGCGGCCGTCAGCAAGCAGCAGGGCAGGCCCATCGAGATCACCATGGCCGATCTGCCGCCCGGGGTGTGCGGCCAGTGGCGCCAGTACGCCGACCACGACGTATTCCTGATCCAGCACGGCCTGCCGACCTGGGACCGCACCCTGGCCCACGAACTGGGCCACCTGGTCCTGGGCCACTACGGCATACCCGTCACCGAAGCGGCCCGCGACGTGGCCGAAGTGGCCAGCGACGACCTGATCGGCTACATGCTCAACCAGCGCACCGGGTGCATGGGCCCCAGCGGCGAGGACGCCGAGCAGGAGGCCGAGGACTTCGCGGCGCTTCTGCTCTACCGGCTCGGCCGGCTCCCGTCGGACCGGTCCTCGATCGTGCAAGTCCGCCTCGGAGAGGCGTTTGGTTGATCGTCTGGGTGATCGCCGGTCTCCTGGGGATGGCCACCGGCCTGCGTATCGGGTGGGCATTGGTCAACAAGCAGTCGGTCGTCAGCACCGCGATGATCGTCGCGCTCGGCAGCCTGGCCCTGGTCGCCGCCCTGAACTGGCCCCCGCTGACGCTGTTGCTCGACACCACCCTGCACTGGGCGAACATCTCGATCGGGCTGAGCCAGGTGGCGCTGATCGCCTGCGCCGCCGGGAGCTGCGTCATGATCACCACGGTCGCCTCCAGCCGGAGCCCGGCGGTCGCCCGGCGCATCGCGATCGTCCAATACCTGATCGCCGCGGTGATCGCGGCCGTCACCCTGGTGCTGTTCTTCGCCGGTGGCGAGCAGCCCGAGATGGCCCCGCAGGAGTACCTGAGCCGCAACCTCGGCTCCTCGAAGACCTCGCTGCCGTGGCTGTTGCCGCTGCTCTACGTGTTGCTCGCGTTGACGCTTGTGCTGTGGGCGGGAATGCGGCACTCCAACCGCACCCGGCGGGGCCGGGCATTGTTCGTGTTCACCGTCGGCATCGCGCTGATCGTCGCGGCCAGCGCGTTCTTCCTGATTCGCGCAGTGGGTAGCACCCAACTGGTCGGGGTGGGCACGGCCGCCACGCTGCTGGGTGCGGCGATGGCGATCGTCGCGGCCGGATCGCTGTTGCCGGCCATCGAGGACTGGTTCGGCGGGCGGCGTGAACTCAAGCTGATCGATCCGCTGCTGCAGGAACTGGAACGCCGCCAGCCTGACGTCGGCATCGGTGAGCGCCCGCGCGGCCCGCTGGTCTTCCGGGTCGCCGAACGGCTGTCACTGATCTCCGATGCGCTCTATCTCGAGGCCACCGTCGCCCAACGGGCGCACGCCGGCCGAAGCGACCACACCGCACTGGACGTACTGACCGATGCGCAGCGGCCCACCGTCAGCCCGACCGAGCAGGCAGCCGCAATCGCGGCGTGGATCGGGGCAGGGCGGGACACCCCGCGGGTGGCCAATCCGGCCGTCAAGGGTGAGTTTCCCGGTCTGGAATGGCTGCGGCAGCCAGAGAACTACTCGGACCGGGAATGGATCCTGGAGATCGCCCGCCAATACAGCGTGCTGACGAAGCTCAAGACCGCCTGAACAGCGTTTCGATGTTGCCGCGACTCCAGCGAGGGGAGTGCCGGGCTAATCGTCGAGGTGCTCCTGGCGGCGCAGTTCGTCGACCTTGTGGACGATGTCCTGCTGAGCCTCGGGGGACAGTCCGACCGTCCGTGCGGCAATCCGGCGCACACCCTCGTCACGCATGTTCGCGAGCCACGTCAGCTCCTTGTCGAGCTTCTCGTAGTACTCATCGTCGGTGAAGTACGCCGGCTTGATCCGGAAGAAGTTGGCAAGCGCCGTCATCGTGGTCGACGACGGATTGGTCCGGTTGCCTGAGCGCAGCTGCGA encodes:
- a CDS encoding ImmA/IrrE family metallo-endopeptidase, which codes for MSASRQVTKAVNDVLDLAPRHGEVSLVRLVAAVSKQQGRPIEITMADLPPGVCGQWRQYADHDVFLIQHGLPTWDRTLAHELGHLVLGHYGIPVTEAARDVAEVASDDLIGYMLNQRTGCMGPSGEDAEQEAEDFAALLLYRLGRLPSDRSSIVQVRLGEAFG
- a CDS encoding helix-turn-helix transcriptional regulator, translated to MSTTFAARLNRLFDTVYPPGRGPHTSAEVIAALKAEGVTMSAPYLSQLRSGNRTNPSSTTMTALANFFRIKPAYFTDDEYYEKLDKELTWLANMRDEGVRRIAARTVGLSPEAQQDIVHKVDELRRQEHLDD